A genomic stretch from Candidatus Thiothrix anitrata includes:
- the rpoE gene encoding RNA polymerase sigma factor RpoE encodes MGEKPTDLELVQRIQSGDKKSFDVLVLKYQHKVVSLVLRYVHDHDTAQDVAQEAFIKAYRGLKNFRGESAFYTWLYRIAINTAKNHLVSQGRRIPDTDIDAGEAEQFGGESALKEYATPEHELLTAEIQRVVNRAIDDLPEDLRTAIMLRELEGMSYEEIAVTMECPIGTVRSRIFRARESIDKVLRPLLS; translated from the coding sequence TACCGATCTCGAATTGGTTCAACGTATCCAATCCGGGGATAAAAAATCGTTTGACGTTCTGGTGCTTAAATACCAGCACAAAGTTGTAAGCTTGGTGCTGCGCTATGTTCACGATCACGACACTGCGCAGGATGTCGCGCAGGAAGCCTTTATTAAAGCCTACCGTGGCCTCAAAAACTTCCGAGGGGAGAGTGCGTTTTATACTTGGTTGTACCGCATTGCGATCAATACTGCGAAAAATCATCTGGTTTCACAGGGTCGTCGGATACCGGATACCGATATTGATGCAGGGGAAGCGGAACAATTTGGAGGTGAGTCTGCTCTAAAGGAATACGCAACGCCAGAACATGAATTATTGACGGCGGAAATTCAGCGGGTCGTGAATCGGGCGATTGACGATTTACCCGAAGATTTGCGCACAGCCATCATGTTGCGTGAACTGGAAGGGATGAGTTACGAAGAAATTGCGGTGACAATGGAGTGTCCGATAGGTACTGTGCGTTCGCGGATTTTCCGTGCGCGTGAGTCAATTGATAAGGTCTTGAGGCCATTGCTGAGTTAA
- a CDS encoding sigma-E factor negative regulatory protein, which produces MNTSKTEFLSALLDDEAGEFEQRRLLNELNKDAELGQTLSRYVLIGEAMRAGNSGQRMGSGMSLLARIQDELEAEPVYAENVIPLPVSKPKYSYKTLGMGMAAAIGALTLGGVLFLQPPGGDTQSLAMAPTISTVAMPAVAALPVTDNVDARIQQVGRIDPQTRDILKQYVAQHVKYASTTAIAPSIRAVSYANER; this is translated from the coding sequence ATGAATACAAGTAAAACAGAATTCTTATCGGCCTTATTGGATGATGAGGCTGGAGAGTTCGAGCAACGCCGGTTGTTGAACGAACTCAATAAAGATGCTGAATTAGGGCAAACTTTATCACGCTACGTACTCATTGGTGAGGCTATGCGTGCGGGTAATAGTGGGCAGCGCATGGGTTCGGGTATGTCGTTGCTGGCACGTATTCAGGATGAGTTGGAAGCTGAGCCAGTATACGCTGAAAACGTTATTCCATTGCCGGTTAGTAAGCCTAAGTATTCTTACAAAACCTTAGGTATGGGGATGGCGGCAGCGATTGGTGCTCTTACATTAGGTGGTGTATTATTTTTGCAACCACCCGGTGGTGACACTCAGTCTCTGGCAATGGCTCCGACAATCTCTACTGTAGCGATGCCAGCAGTGGCTGCATTGCCCGTCACTGATAATGTGGATGCACGGATTCAGCAAGTTGGGCGGATTGACCCGCAAACCCGTGACATTCTTAAACAATATGTGGCACAGCATGTCAAATATGCATCGACCACAGCCATTGCTCCTTCAATTCGAGCGGTTTCTTATGCCAATGAACGTTAA
- a CDS encoding MucB/RseB C-terminal domain-containing protein: MNVKHSLLVSLMLGLLALPTVSMANEAGDLLAKMRSAVHTLSYQGTLVYARGNELSTYQIHHILEGSAEKNSVIRLTQNAQGANLPAQESFSLAKFEQVQPRMEQVYALDVGGDEAVAGHTCRIVVARPRDRMRYLQRYCIDPNSGMLLKYALVDRSHKTVEQLMFTALTINPADGAVTAGPVSAVVQAELLPVAAQNTTAWSFSELPAGFQQTRSLEQAGSPGQVPVRQMILSDGMTSVSVFIANPDSPGVSEALSLSAGAMNIFTTEVAGHKVTLVGEVPVATLESISKGLRHAR, from the coding sequence ATGAACGTTAAACATTCGCTGTTAGTATCCTTGATGCTGGGTTTACTGGCATTGCCTACCGTTAGTATGGCTAATGAAGCTGGTGATCTGTTGGCAAAAATGCGTAGTGCTGTGCATACGTTGAGTTACCAAGGAACGCTGGTGTACGCACGGGGCAATGAGCTTTCCACTTATCAGATTCATCATATTCTGGAGGGTAGCGCGGAAAAAAATAGCGTGATCCGTTTAACTCAAAATGCCCAAGGTGCGAATTTACCGGCACAAGAGAGTTTTTCGTTGGCAAAATTCGAGCAAGTACAACCGCGAATGGAGCAGGTGTACGCGTTGGATGTTGGGGGTGATGAAGCGGTAGCTGGGCATACTTGCCGCATTGTAGTTGCGCGTCCACGTGACCGCATGCGCTATTTGCAACGTTACTGTATTGATCCTAATAGCGGAATGTTGTTGAAGTACGCTTTGGTGGATCGCTCGCATAAAACCGTCGAGCAATTAATGTTTACCGCATTGACGATTAATCCAGCGGATGGTGCGGTTACCGCTGGCCCTGTCAGTGCTGTGGTTCAGGCAGAGCTGTTGCCGGTGGCCGCACAAAATACTACTGCTTGGTCGTTTAGCGAATTGCCTGCGGGCTTTCAGCAAACCCGCAGTTTAGAGCAGGCTGGTTCGCCGGGGCAGGTACCTGTACGGCAAATGATTTTGTCAGATGGCATGACTTCCGTGTCGGTATTTATTGCTAATCCAGATAGTCCCGGTGTGTCGGAGGCCTTATCTTTATCGGCTGGGGCAATGAATATTTTCACCACGGAAGTTGCTGGTCACAAGGTGACGTTAGTGGGTGAAGTGCCTGTGGCGACCTTGGAAAGCATCAGTAAGGGCTTGCGCCATGCCCGTTGA